A stretch of the Medicago truncatula cultivar Jemalong A17 chromosome 5, MtrunA17r5.0-ANR, whole genome shotgun sequence genome encodes the following:
- the LOC112421743 gene encoding uncharacterized protein, which translates to MPPKQKEKGKSKDPRRRFTTHIADPATLATLTPFPRQPSSSSQGSTGSSQASAYAPVGFILPTGYQLPPPPSFPHGQTGFMIPQHQQPPPPQHQQPPPQPQPQPQPQQGADDDDEEMADYPQDEQERYIIVPSRNSFMPCKPAASAIRDIIQGRFHGFWKTYGDIPDDEKDAWFGLFEMKCTWNPRYYAQIRRNFHIRASARLSDMLRHVRLRHETAGKRPYWIGEPLMRQLVDYWGSPEFKAKSEKAKKNRASEKGGCIHTGGCISTAEHARRLAKKLGREPYINELHKKTHTYRSGQYVDDRSKICQEEYDRQLSEALSRGCSVDEALTLRAWTKVAGEKKKGRLYGAGNLAGNYRKGVATTLKLTLNAGEGSSRQPELTPEMRDLITRLTQEQLAAHMQTQQDLIHEVVRKQREFLDSQLDTFRQEQGWNMNEQGVGQQSGSRESVRAPPVCDDDADDPYEVYGEGEEDDDVDDLEMDD; encoded by the exons ATGCCTCcgaaacaaaaagagaaaggcAAGAGCAAGGACCCCAGGAGGCGGTTCACAACACACATTGCGGATCCAGCCACACTTGCCACACTGACTCCCTTTCCCAGACAACCTTCTTCTTCTAGCCAGGGATCGACTGGGTCATCCCAAGCTAGTGCCTATGCACCTGTTGGTTTTATCCTCCCTACAGGTTACCAGTTGCCTCCTCCACCATCATTTCCTCATGGGCAGACCGGCTTTATGATccctcaacatcaacaaccccCGCCACCCCAACATCAACAACCCCCGCCCCAACCCCAACCCCAACCCCAACCCCAACAGGgtgctgatgatgatgatgaggagatGGCAGATTATCCGCAAGATGAACAAGAGCGTTACATCATTGTGCCTAGCAGGAACTC TTTCATGCCCTGCAAGCCAGCCGCCAGTGCCATTAGAGACATCATCCAGGGAAGGTTTCATGGATTTTGGAAGACTTATGGTGATATCCCAGATGATGAAAAGGATGCATGGTTTGGTCTTTTTGAG ATGAAGTGTACCTGGAACCCCAGGTACTATGCTCAGATAAGGAGGAACTTTCACATTAGAGCTTCTGCCCGCCTCTCCGACATGTTGCGACATGTCCGACTTCGTCACGAAACTGCTGGAAAGAGGCCCTACTGGATCGGGGAGCCACTTATGAGGCAGTTGGTGGACTATTGGGGGAGTCCAGAGTTTAAGGCGAAATCAGAGAAGGCAAAGAAGAACAGAGCATCAGAGAAAGGGGGATGCATCCACACGGGAGGCTGCATAAGCACAGCAGAGCATGCCCGTCGACtg GCAAAGAAGCTGGGTAGGGAGCCATACATAAATGAGCTCCACAAGAAGACCCACACATATCGATCAGGCCAGTATGTTGATGATCGCTCCAAGATATGCCAG gagGAGTATGATCGTCAGCTATCGGAGGCGCTCTCCCGTGGATGCTCTGTTGATGAAGCTCTCACACTTCGTGCATGGACGAAAGTTGCTGGTGAGAAGAAGAAGGGGCGATTGTACGGTGCAGGAAACCTAGCTGGAAACTACCGCAAGGGTGTTGCTACCACTCTAAAGTTGACCCTTAATGCTGGGGAGGGCTCTTCTCGGCAACCTGAGCTCACTCCAGAAATGCGGGATCTGATCACTAGGTTGACTCAAGAACAGCTTGCTGCCCATATGCAAACCCAGCAGGACCTGATCCATGAGGTGGTTAGGAAGCAACGAGAATTCCTAGACTCTCAGTTGGACACATTTAGGCAAGAGCAAGGCTGGAATATGAATGAGCAAGGTGTTGGGCAGCAGAGTGGAAGCCGAGAGAGTGTGAGGGCTCCTCCAGTGTGTGATGATGATGCGGATGACCCCTATGAAGTGTATGGTGAGGgcgaagaggatgatgatgtcGACGACCTCGAGATGGATGATTGA
- the LOC11426106 gene encoding transcription factor MYB1, with the protein MYMYRCSKYMYMRATDHTMSMDNKGKLNMEMTRGVRKGAWTYEEDKLLKACIQKYGEGKWHLVPQRAGLNRCRKSCRLRWLNYLTPNIKRESFAEDEVDMMLRLHKLLGNRWSLIAARLPGRTANDVKNYWHTHLRKKMVSRTLEEKKEKPKETMKVHEIIKPKPRTFSTHPPSLNWKHNINVTPIVAVSTQHGEVSPNRDNKEITDSNQIGRDIVGVSQPSLGSAPIPCAMLWDSLLNLEEHKSSEKIGSGSLLQEENFISEFPNVDDSFWDFNLCDFDSL; encoded by the exons ATGTATATGTATCGGTGCTCTAAATATATGTACATGAGGGCAACTGATCATACAATGTCTATGGACAATAAAGGAAAGTTAAATATGGAGATGACCAGAGGCGTGAGAAAAGGTGCATGGACATATGAGGAAGACAAGCTACTCAAGGCTTGTATACAGAAGTATGGTGAAGGAAAATGGCATTTAGTTCCACAAAGAGCAG GATTGAATAGGTGCCGAAAAAGCTGTAGATTGAGGTGGTTAAATTATTTAACCCCCAACATCAAAAGGGAAAGCTTTGCTGAGGATGAAGTTGATATGATGCTAAGGTTACACAAACTTCTAGGGAATAG ATGGTCATTGATTGCTGCAAGGCTTCCGGGTAGAACAGCTAATGATGTGAAGAATTATTGGCACACACATTTGAGAAAGAAGATGGTTTCAAGAACactagaagaaaagaaagaaaaacctaAGGAAACCATGAAAGTTCATGAAATTATTAAACCTAAACCTCGAACTTTCTCAACTCATCCACCTTCGTTGAACTGGAAACATAATATTAATGTGACACCAATTGTGGCGGTTTCAACTCAACACGGTGAAGTCTCGCCAAATCGTGATAATAAAGAGATTACGGATTCAAACCAAATTGGTAGAGATATTGTTGGTGTTTCCCAACCAAGTCTTGGTAGTGCTCCAATACCGTGTGCAATGTTGTGGGACAGTTTATTGAACTTGGAGGAGCATAAAAGTAGTGAGAAAATTGGGTCAGGCTCTTTATTACAAGAGGAGAACTTCATTTCTGAGTTTCCAAATGTGGATGACTCCTTTTGGGATTTCAACCTTTGTGATTTCGATTCTCTTTGA